A single region of the Ignavibacteria bacterium genome encodes:
- a CDS encoding glycosyltransferase family 9 protein: protein MKNIVIIRLSSLGDVLLTTPIVRSLKNHLPDAGIDFLVKEEYRDVLQFNPFLRNLITYREGESLDTLSGGISYDLVIDLQHSIKTIKLTSGIDKKIKFKKSNIKKFLLVNFKLNMLDDYPQIPDRYALSIKQSGYIPDFALDDEGLDLHFTRVETSLPKGRDYVAIAPGSKHFTKRWPEYHFTRLCKMIIDGGATPVLIGGTDDLKICSAIQEAEPGVINLCSENELYRIASILSECKAAVTCDSGLMHLACAVKTPVLVIFGSTVKEFGFTPYKNKSIVIENESLPCRPCSHIGLSSCPQKHFKCLVDIQPADVYESLSRLVFED from the coding sequence ATGAAGAATATCGTAATCATCAGACTAAGTTCTCTCGGAGATGTCCTGCTGACCACACCAATAGTCAGATCCCTGAAAAATCACCTCCCCGATGCAGGTATCGATTTCCTGGTCAAGGAAGAATACCGTGATGTTCTGCAATTCAATCCGTTTCTGCGAAATCTCATCACTTATCGTGAAGGTGAATCTCTCGATACACTTTCGGGTGGCATCTCGTATGATCTTGTTATCGATCTGCAGCACAGTATCAAGACGATAAAACTTACTTCAGGTATCGACAAAAAGATCAAATTTAAGAAGTCGAACATCAAAAAATTCCTCCTCGTCAACTTCAAGCTCAACATGCTCGACGATTATCCGCAGATTCCCGACCGGTATGCTCTCTCAATAAAACAAAGTGGCTATATCCCTGATTTCGCACTGGATGACGAAGGGCTCGACCTCCACTTTACACGGGTTGAGACCTCTCTTCCAAAGGGAAGGGACTATGTCGCCATTGCCCCCGGTTCCAAACATTTTACCAAAAGATGGCCCGAGTACCACTTCACCAGACTTTGCAAAATGATAATCGATGGCGGGGCAACTCCCGTCCTTATCGGTGGCACCGACGACCTGAAAATTTGCTCCGCAATTCAGGAAGCCGAACCCGGTGTTATTAATCTCTGCTCTGAAAATGAACTCTACAGGATAGCCTCGATTCTCTCGGAATGTAAAGCTGCTGTCACCTGCGATTCCGGATTGATGCACCTCGCTTGTGCAGTGAAAACCCCCGTTCTGGTGATTTTTGGTTCAACCGTAAAAGAGTTTGGATTCACTCCTTACAAAAACAAAAGCATTGTTATCGAAAACGAGTCGTTACCATGCAGACCCTGTTCACATATAGGATTGAGCAGTTGCCCGCAGAAGCACTTCAAATGCCTCGTTGATATTCAACCGGCAGATGTTTATGAAAGTCTCTCAAGGCTTGTTTTCGAGGACTGA
- a CDS encoding glycosyltransferase, which translates to MSFAPVALFAYNRRNLLEATVNSLAANNEAKETDLFIYSDGWKSDKDKPVVLEVREYLKSIQGFKSVTIFEAEENRGLGKSIISGVSEMIEKFGEVIVLEDDLQLSPWFLKFMNDGLNTYRNSNKVASIHGYLYPVKATLPDTFFLRGADCLGWATWERAWKLLNTDAKFLYTEILNRKEMDTFNFNDAAFKERILQRVIAGENDSWAVRWDASIFLNGMLTLYPGKSLVHHLGADGAGTNTKKTRKLDVVVSNEPVNMIKIPETPSQEAWLAIGKFYLSFKAYNPFKRIKFYLKSKNLVPHR; encoded by the coding sequence ATGAGTTTCGCACCCGTTGCACTCTTTGCCTATAACAGACGCAATCTCCTTGAAGCAACCGTCAATTCGCTCGCTGCAAACAACGAAGCAAAGGAAACTGATCTCTTTATCTATTCAGATGGATGGAAGAGTGATAAGGACAAACCCGTTGTTTTGGAAGTACGGGAATATCTGAAATCCATCCAGGGATTCAAAAGTGTAACCATTTTTGAAGCAGAGGAAAACCGGGGTCTCGGAAAATCGATCATCAGCGGAGTCTCCGAAATGATCGAAAAGTTTGGTGAAGTGATAGTGCTTGAAGATGACCTTCAACTCTCCCCCTGGTTTTTGAAATTCATGAACGACGGATTAAACACATATCGGAATTCCAATAAGGTGGCCTCAATTCATGGTTATCTCTATCCCGTCAAGGCGACACTTCCCGATACATTTTTTCTTAGGGGAGCCGACTGCCTCGGATGGGCAACATGGGAAAGAGCGTGGAAACTGCTGAATACTGATGCAAAGTTTCTCTATACCGAAATTCTCAATAGAAAAGAGATGGACACATTCAATTTCAACGACGCAGCCTTCAAGGAGAGAATCCTTCAAAGGGTAATCGCAGGCGAGAATGATTCCTGGGCTGTCAGGTGGGATGCTTCCATCTTCCTGAACGGGATGCTCACACTCTACCCGGGAAAATCACTTGTTCATCATCTCGGTGCTGACGGTGCAGGCACAAACACAAAAAAAACGAGAAAACTGGATGTGGTTGTTAGCAATGAACCGGTGAATATGATAAAAATACCTGAGACACCTTCACAAGAAGCATGGCTTGCCATCGGGAAATTTTATTTGTCTTTCAAAGCGTATAATCCCTTTAAAAGAATTAAATTCTATTTAAAATCTAAAAATTTAGTACCGCATCGATAA
- a CDS encoding FkbM family methyltransferase, whose protein sequence is MALPVSKQISTVLKLFTEPTVLKALLSFRAMGYLYDTGWIRSLISKMPVDVNGEAIPWVTLSFYEFMKTRMKKDFDVFEFGSGNSSLWFSKVVNTVTAIEHDEAWFNKMNLNLPKNVKVILSKDDSAIYPGELLKYDYKFDIITVDANHRNECLFVAPERLKEKGVIILDDSEREEYLPGINYLLEKGFKKIDFYGIASGFIHHKATTVFYKQGNCLDI, encoded by the coding sequence ATGGCACTCCCTGTTTCAAAACAAATAAGCACTGTCCTTAAACTTTTTACTGAACCAACGGTCCTCAAGGCTCTTCTCTCATTCAGAGCAATGGGATACCTTTACGATACGGGCTGGATCAGATCGCTTATCTCGAAAATGCCCGTTGATGTCAACGGCGAAGCAATCCCCTGGGTAACGCTCAGTTTCTACGAATTCATGAAAACACGGATGAAAAAAGACTTCGATGTTTTTGAATTCGGATCGGGGAATTCCTCCCTTTGGTTTTCAAAAGTGGTGAATACAGTTACCGCAATCGAACATGATGAGGCATGGTTCAATAAAATGAATCTCAACCTCCCGAAGAATGTAAAAGTGATCCTGTCAAAAGATGATTCCGCCATCTATCCCGGCGAACTTCTTAAGTACGACTATAAATTTGATATCATCACCGTGGACGCAAACCACAGAAACGAGTGTCTTTTTGTAGCTCCCGAACGCCTTAAAGAAAAGGGTGTGATTATACTCGACGATTCCGAAAGAGAAGAGTATCTCCCAGGAATAAACTACCTGCTCGAAAAAGGATTTAAAAAAATCGATTTCTACGGCATCGCTTCAGGTTTCATACATCATAAAGCAACTACTGTCTTTTACAAACAGGGTAACTGCCTGGATATTTAA
- a CDS encoding methyltransferase domain-containing protein: protein MPSEIRKKLYAASGPVLKPLSLVAWFFYSRLVSKIKIVIGSGDTLYWGWFPTDIKTLDLTKESDFMRYFRRRKIDFVLAEHVLEHLDTDSIEAMAINIKKYSNPGVNIRVAVPDGFHSDRAYIEHVRPGGTGPAADDHKHLFNYKSLTDLFERFGYRHHLVEYWDEKGVFHSFYSNGTEKGHIKRCLLNHRKNIDGKPHYTSLIIDFSL from the coding sequence ATGCCTTCGGAAATCAGAAAAAAACTTTACGCTGCCTCGGGACCGGTGTTGAAACCCCTCTCCCTTGTGGCATGGTTTTTCTATTCAAGGCTGGTATCAAAAATAAAAATAGTAATCGGAAGTGGCGACACCCTCTATTGGGGATGGTTTCCTACTGACATCAAGACGCTCGACCTTACAAAAGAGAGTGACTTCATGCGCTATTTCAGAAGAAGAAAAATCGATTTTGTCCTTGCCGAGCATGTACTTGAGCATCTTGATACAGATTCCATCGAAGCAATGGCAATAAATATCAAAAAATACTCAAACCCGGGTGTGAATATCCGGGTAGCTGTACCAGACGGGTTCCATTCAGACCGAGCTTATATAGAACATGTAAGACCGGGGGGAACAGGTCCCGCTGCTGACGACCACAAGCACCTTTTTAACTACAAATCGCTGACTGATTTATTTGAGAGATTTGGATACAGACATCATCTGGTGGAATACTGGGATGAAAAGGGAGTTTTTCACTCGTTTTACAGCAATGGCACAGAGAAAGGACACATTAAAAGATGTCTCCTGAATCACAGAAAAAATATTGACGGCAAACCCCATTACACTTCATTAATTATTGATTTTTCACTATGA